The genome window TTTTCCTCATCTTCCTTCCGGGAGTACTTATTCTCAGCATTATACTCCGTGTCATTCCCACGTTTCTTGAAGTTGGTGTTCGGTCCCTGattgttctgggattttctcaagctctcctccgcctttatatactttccggctctctcttgtagatcgttcatattgtccggagccctcttggctagagatcggcgaaaattgtcatcggtggtgccttgttggagtgcaatcatggctaccttctgatcaaggtctgggaccttcaaggcttctttagtaaaacgattcatatatTCCCTGAGTGATTCGTTCTTTccttgatgcaaattcattagGGAGGCAGAGCTCTTGGCAtgtgttttgcttccaacaaattgccctatgaaagccctgctcaagtcagcaaaacaagagatagaattagggggtaggcgactataccaatgttgggccatcccactcaaggtttggggaaaagcgcggcacttgattgcttcGGTGACGGGTTGGAGCAAAAGAGCGTTCATGAAGGtccgaacatgattagcgggatcacccgtaCCATCataagctttaatggttgggagcttgaattttcgggaaatccttgcacccatgatttcttgcgtaaaagggggaaccgggttatcaggatcgcctgctggtaacaagtgaatttgattcatcacgGTTTGGCGAGGGGCTTCATCCCTAGATTCTGGGGGTTGCATCCTTGCCTGGTCTCTCTTTAACCGTGCGATTTCCTCTTCATGGGCCCGGATCCTTTCCTCATAAGTTATTGGCCCCCGGGGCTCATTAGCttcttgcctatggcggcgtcgacggtgCCGAGTATGATCGGTttctctcctccttcgagggGGGGTATCACGCTCTTGCTCCGACTCCGAGGAGTCGTAATCAGTTACGTGCACATAGTCATCACCCGTGCCTCCACGAGTGGTTGTCGTGACGGTTGAGTAATGCGTGCCGGCGTCGGTGacggttgcaattactcgagtcagagggggcagcgagccaaaagtcaggggagtagtagtttgagcAATGGTTGTACCAAGCGGGAGGGTGGTAGTTACAGGGGTTGATTCAGTTGAGACCCCGGTGGTGGTTCGACTGCGTGGAACGTGGATTTCAGAACGTGGTCCGGTTGGGTtcgtcatggttgttgttgtcttcccacagacggcgccaaatgttatagaactaaaaacgggggtgagcgattcgtgctttggactggtctcgatgcgagatgcctacgtatcttctgcgtggagaagaatcaagtccaaaacgtagttctagttatgaggggtagagccctttatataggcgcttcggagtcagaagtgggatggaagtatgattccgtatatcagacttcttatcgaagtatgcctcgaagcaagagataagatagaactcttatactcttgttgttgacgtttatccgaacttctgaatatttatctgctagaatcagatgtattgTAGAATTTAGACTTGTAACTGGACCTCTaactgggcctctattaattaattacgaaattaatatctcaggccctatttaactgggctttgggcttttaatatccaataatagtCAAGTATTATTTCCGACCCATATCaatagtatttttaattttttataaatttttatatatatcttggTTAAGAAAGATTTATAAAGATtaattggattttaaaaatctaatcgGCTGGTCAAATTGTTGCGTCGCACACCATAATTTTGTTATAGTTTCTGGTTAAACTAACCCTCAAACCCGTGCATGACATGAGTACAGTTTCTAGTTTTCGTGTTGCTTCGCACAtcgtaatttaattataatttttagttttagcCCTAAAACCTGTGCAAGGCATGGGTACAGTTTCTagtttttgaatttatattgataaaatttaaaaaatttgaatgcGACCAGTTTAgtatcacaaaatttaaaatgattgttgatatatattttatgaacaTCTAGTTAATTTGTTGTCTTGACtatcgttttaattttaaaatattatcgtGTTCTAGTCATAACTCATAACTTGCATGTTTTTTTACATCAATTTGAAGAACTCGTTGAATTGAACAATTTTATTCAGAGATAACTTCTATGACTCGTTATTTTTAGAATGTCAATTGTTTCATGGCCTTAATTCTTTTGTATTGACATGTGTTAATTGTTATCCGGAAGCGTGAGAGTATCgccaatatatttaatatttttaaggtGCATAGCCACCAATCTCACATGTCTAAATTCTGCTAATTTTTCTCAACTGCCAGGCAACACTGTTCAGCAGCTTGTTTGTTATATGAGGGGACTGGACTAAATATACCAAAAAAACGAAGTCGTTTGGTTCACGGAATGATATAGGTTGGAATGAGAAATTGAGTTTAGGTGGTTTGAGTTTAAAGCATCATATCTCATGTGTTTGGgtggaatcaatatatttaaattaaaaaaaattataattattaatttataataattaaaaaaaattaaaaattattagtattgtatattttgcatcattgattattgttgtattaaaaattaatattcaatttttgaaataaagacaaaaaatcaaaaataaagttGATTCTCGTACCCACCTCCTCTTTTGTATATCAAAATCCCATACTCTGGAGCTGAGGCTATGAGGTATGGATTTCAAGTTTTATTTTTTGCAACAAAAAATAAGCATACTTTTGGAATCATCAAAACCCATGTCTGATTCCAGATATTCgtgaaccaaacggcccctaattGTTCTCTAATTGTTTTCCCTGTCAGGGATATGTTTCTTCTGGTGTCCTCTGAATGAGCTCACAAACTTTGTTACAAATTTAATGAATTCAAACTCTGAATACTAATATCAAGATCAAATTCACACAAGTGTCATATGCACAAGCATGTTACATGTACATACACTTAATGATTTCACAGTCCAGAACAttgtttaaatcaaaattacgtttcacaagaatgaaaatatattcCTAGGCTCTGGCCGAGAAATTTCTTCAGATTTTGGCAGGAGAATTATCCGTAACCACAACCTGCAACTGCTCTTTGGTAATTTCTTCAACCTTTTCGACATCCCATTTCTGAGGTTCTTCCATGATCCCTCTCTTCCTGTACTTGAAATAGAGGGCAAGTTGCAAGATCCCCAAAGGACAACCGACAAAGTTAGGTGACTGCATCAAATCGAAATCTGTGTTAGAAAATTAATTTCTATATAGTTTTAACATCAAAAAAATGGATTCAAGTTCTCATAGTACAAACCCCGAGAATCAAGTCATGGCTCAGTAGTCCATAGGCCAGCCAAAGCACACTTGTTATAAACGAAAACAAAGAGAGGTAGAATGGCATGAATTCCACGCTCTTGGTTTTTAGGACTTGCTTCTGCAATTGTAGAGGAATCAATCTGTTACTGACAATATATAATCTTGATGCAAGTAGTTTGAATGATAAGACGACTCACCACAGCCACTAGTGGAGAGCAGTACATGGCAACAGAAGCTACCAACCCGATACTGCCAATAAGTATCTTGCGGTGATGGTGATCATGGAAGACAACAGCTGATATTATTGCACAGGTGACGAATATAAGGGTAACGGTTGTCGTTAATATTGCTACCTTTTTCTGCATTGTCATCACATATCAATGTTAGCTAAATTCAGGACTAAAGCCATTTagttattatcatatattttgtgCATCTGTGTAAAGTACTTAAATTGACAATTAAGAAGATGCTAAACATGCTCAAGCAATAGCATGAAAAAGAGCAAAGAACTATAAAGCTTGCCTTTCCAGTAGCAGTGGCAAACCAGAAATATATAAGAATGAAGGATAGCTCAAGCAGAACCCCGAGGCCATTGATAGTTACAATAGTAAAGTTTTCCCAACCAGAGCTTACGACTGGCAAACCGTACCAGGTATAGAAATAGCAGTTTGTTAATGCAAGTATGTAAGGAACACATGAAAACTCTTCGGTACTTTTCTTCCTTATGACCCTGGCAAATGTCAATCTGTAAACAGAGAAATATTACATGAGTAACCAAGAATTTAGCTACTTTAATGCTGCAACTTCAGCATTTTGCTGATcctgattaattaaaaatttagtgtaCCGAACATTACATAGGAGCAGTATACAGTAACATCGATGATGCATTACCTGCAATACGAAGGATGTATTAGTATACTAATGTTTAGACTTTAGGCTTGTATACGATAAGAATTTTGAGAATTggatataaacaaaataaaaaagtacCCAGTATCCCGACTGTTAAACGCAACCTATCTCCCATCTTTGGAGTAACAAGAGGAATTGATCACAGCTAATCAAACTTAAATGAAATTTGTGTTGTAGTGTGAAGTGTCTTGTCAAGGAagggctatatatatatatgcatgggGTGGATAAGAAGTGAATAATGCATGCACAACTGAAAAAGAGAGCACAGTCAGCATGTTGTGGAGAGAAACAATGGGGAAAATAAAGTAACACCTCTGGAGGAAAATGAGTAGGAATTAGTTGAGGCATCTGCATGAAATTATTTAATCTGTATTTTTGTTCAAAGTCGTAAATTTGGGTAGCTTTTGACAATAAGATGACAGATTAGATAGGAACGATTACTGGAATGGGATTATTTTGTTGTCCTTGTTCTCCCTACGAGTGGAAGATGTCACAGAGACTCCACTACGTATCTGATGCAAGCGTTAAGGTTTCCTGGCTTCTTACAATATGCACCAACAGTATTAATTTTATTGTCGACTATCAGACAGTACGAATTCAATTTGTGAATATATCCTTCTCATCTTCATGGATTTTTAAGCATCTAAGAAGGAAAGCAACAACACATTTCAGTGGTTCTTAAGACAACTAAGGTAAGAAGCATTCAGCTCATGGAATCAAACATCTTACGATGAAATATCTGTTTTTCGTTAACCCAAAGTTAGGGGAAAGGTTTTATTCTAGGACCTATTCAGTAATATGTCGGATGCAAAGGTTGTAACATACTAACATGTCATTGTGCTGATACAGTGTAACTCCACTCACATGAAGAGAAAAATGCAGAGCAACTATTTTACCAATCAAACAAATTTTCCATgaatgtatttaaaatttttacccCAATTAATGTCATTTTCTCCTTGTGTCTGTCAGCATGATAGACAATTATACTGCGGCTGCATCAAGTATTTTGTCCTTTGAGTCGATTGTATGGCTAATATTTGCAGGCGTAAAGAAGGGAAAAATACCAGGTCTCACAATGTACGTGAGAAAAGGTTCTGCCAATCATTTTACATAAATGGAACATCTTTATagataatgtaattaaaaaaccAAAACAGGATTACTCTTTAAGCTGTATGGCTGTAATCTTTCTGTTGTCTACAGCTTATTATCCCCTCTTTCCACTATAGCACTATGTGCTCAGCCAAGCATTAGCCATTGAAATGCTTTATTTTGTCATTGTTATGGCACTAATAACAGTTAAAAGTGTTCCAACATATCATTTGAATATTTCAGGTATTATATAACTACAATAATTGCTGGTTGAATGTGACTATGTCCACTTATTCTCCAGATCATCTAGTCCAGAAGGCCTTTTTACCACAGTTCATTCTAAACTACGGCTGATAGATTTGGATGGTCCACTATCGATCGTACTAGCTAGTTGATCCTTCAAGAGGTAAACACTGGACTGCGTCGCAGTTTTACTGGATTTGGATAAACCTCTTTGACAGATGAGctttctattttcttttttcttttccttctctATTGGTCATTGGATGCACTTTGATCTGTTTAGCCATTAGTGTAATATTTACATTTCAAATAGGTCTAACAAGCAAACAGATGCATGTATTAGCCTAATTTTCCAAATATATCAGATTATCAGTTATGTCGATTCACTGGTGATGTCAGAAGCACAATTCTCCTGATATAATTTCACCATGTGAATGTCGACTCACACGTAGATTTGAAATGACATCTCTGCCAAACTTTTATCCCAGAGGGTACCAAATTGCATAGAATTTAATTCTATTTGTTCACAggaatatgaatatgatgaagTGTATCTTCtcaatcttttctcatttaacCACAGATTGCAATATGCGTCTGTTCATTGTTCATGGACTAGTGCTAGCTCTTCCTAACTCATAATATTATTCGATGCACTTGACtctataattaattttctttgttATAGGTTAGCTAGTTACGGTTAATTTTCTTTGTTATGCATTTAAGCAAAGTTTCTTAAATGAGACGATTTTTTGTCCATGGCTTAATGTTGTCTGTTAGTTCCCAATTATTATTACCACTTGATTAGATGACTGGTGGCTCATTTCACCAATAAACCCTTCCTAACAATCTTCAAAATTTTCTACTCTCAGGCCTCAGCAAATACACTGACGGTAATAAGAATGGAGGGATCCCGTAATAGTAACCAGCTGATATAAATTCTTAAATTATGATAGGGCGGTTTGACAAGAATATTATACTCTTCAATACTCCCcgtcaagaataaaatattaccGAAGAAAATGGCATTTAAGACTTGCGGTCTTGAGGTCACGACTTCGATTTCCTGGACGTTCTGGGAGTAATCGAAATCTTCCATAACTTTAATTTAGGACTACCATGCTCAGGGGTGTGAGTGTGCAAGTATGTCCAACCAGATTAGTCGAGGTGCACAAATATTACCGAAGACTTGAACCGAGTACCTTGTAAACCGAGCTCAAGTATTGTTTGCCTAGATTATGACTGAAGACTCTGGAGAAAGATTGTACATAAGTATCGTAGGGTCTGGAACGATAAAAAGATTATTATGCAACAAAACAGAATATGAACAATTTTATGTTTGGATCGTGATCAATTACAGATGGTGTGTAACAGTAGTTCTGTAATATTCTGAAATGGCTTCAATTACAAGATGTATTCATCTGCCGTTTTCAACTCTGATTCTATTGTCATTTCGAAGGCTGTCGAATGTTAGAGAATTATCATTTGCTTTTATGGTCAGGTGATTGGAGTGAATTCACATGGATAAAAATGAGTGTACCAAAAACTAAAACTTAAATACATTTGTAATAAATCTCATTGTAACTGGATTAAAATCTCATCAACCAAATGCGTCAAAATGACGCGGGAGAGTTGAAACTTGAAACTTAAAATAGAATTATAAACCTCGATGTTGTACTTAATTACAGAAAATTGAATGGtaacatgaaaaatatattagatgtCGAGGAgatgtttatataaaaaaacgAGCGAGTCGTTAAATATTTGTTAGAAAATTTGAGAAACATTATTTATAGtagaaaaatgaagttacataGAAAAGATAATCGAGcatttatataacaaaaaattgttACTAGATTTAAAGAATATTATTCATAACATGTATGAAGTGTAATATAGCATCTTATAAGATGTGCAAAATAGAATGGATCAagtaataaaatttttgaatagctgtttatactaatataatatagatCATTCAATTCAATGAAATCACCTGATGCGAATTTTTTTACGGACATACTCCCCCCTCCTCTTCGATTGTTTACGCGTGATGACGGAGACTCGACACATATTCTAATACTcgcataaaaatataatttgataaattattttgatttttttctggacaaatatttattatctaaatttttatataaaaagagaaattttttaaaaaaagttgatgaaactatgttttatatgtgtcttaaaatacgtgtccagcaatgcaaaaaaaaaatggaaaaaaatgATAGGGA of Daucus carota subsp. sativus chromosome 3, DH1 v3.0, whole genome shotgun sequence contains these proteins:
- the LOC108213388 gene encoding bidirectional sugar transporter SWEET3b isoform X1, coding for MGDRLRLTVGILGNASSMLLYTAPILTFARVIRKKSTEEFSCVPYILALTNCYFYTWYGLPVVSSGWENFTIVTINGLGVLLELSFILIYFWFATATGKKKVAILTTTVTLIFVTCAIISAVVFHDHHHRKILIGSIGLVASVAMYCSPLVAVKQVLKTKSVEFMPFYLSLFSFITSVLWLAYGLLSHDLILGSPNFVGCPLGILQLALYFKYRKRGIMEEPQKWDVEKVEEITKEQLQVVVTDNSPAKI
- the LOC108213388 gene encoding bidirectional sugar transporter SWEET3b isoform X2, which codes for MHHRCYCILLLCNVRLTFARVIRKKSTEEFSCVPYILALTNCYFYTWYGLPVVSSGWENFTIVTINGLGVLLELSFILIYFWFATATGKKKVAILTTTVTLIFVTCAIISAVVFHDHHHRKILIGSIGLVASVAMYCSPLVAVKQVLKTKSVEFMPFYLSLFSFITSVLWLAYGLLSHDLILGSPNFVGCPLGILQLALYFKYRKRGIMEEPQKWDVEKVEEITKEQLQVVVTDNSPAKI